A part of Micromonospora chersina genomic DNA contains:
- a CDS encoding SDR family NAD(P)-dependent oxidoreductase, with translation MPVRDRGVVVTGAGHGIGRALATRLAAEGARVVVNDLDGAAARAVAEEIGGWAAPGDAASEPGVAALVETARGHLGDIDVWIGNAGIDRGRGLDAAEAEWAASHEVNVMAHVRAARLLVPTWVERGAGRFVVTASAAGLLTTLGNPAYAVSKHGCVAFAEWLSATYRHRGIVVQAVCPQGVRTRMLDDSGPLRDLLSRDGALTPEDVAEATWRALHDDRFLVLPHPRVADYYAHRATDPDRWLGGMNRIQRQLEDEGAFR, from the coding sequence ATGCCGGTACGGGACAGGGGCGTCGTGGTCACCGGCGCCGGGCACGGCATCGGCCGCGCGCTGGCCACCCGGCTCGCCGCCGAGGGTGCGCGGGTCGTGGTCAACGACCTCGACGGCGCGGCGGCCCGGGCGGTGGCCGAGGAGATCGGCGGCTGGGCCGCCCCCGGCGACGCCGCCAGCGAGCCGGGCGTCGCCGCGCTTGTCGAGACGGCCCGCGGCCACCTCGGTGACATCGACGTCTGGATCGGCAACGCCGGGATCGACAGGGGGCGCGGGCTGGACGCCGCCGAGGCGGAGTGGGCCGCCAGCCACGAGGTGAACGTCATGGCCCACGTACGGGCCGCGCGACTGCTGGTCCCCACCTGGGTCGAGCGCGGCGCGGGCCGCTTCGTGGTGACCGCGTCCGCGGCCGGGCTGCTCACCACGCTCGGGAACCCGGCGTACGCGGTCAGCAAGCACGGCTGCGTGGCGTTCGCGGAGTGGCTGTCGGCGACGTACCGGCATCGCGGGATCGTGGTGCAGGCCGTCTGCCCGCAGGGCGTGCGCACCCGGATGCTCGACGACTCCGGGCCGCTGCGGGACCTGCTCAGCCGCGACGGGGCCCTCACCCCTGAGGACGTGGCCGAGGCGACGTGGCGGGCCCTGCACGACGACCGGTTCCTGGTCCTGCCGCACCCCCGGGTGGCCGACTACTACGCGCACCGCGCCACCGACCCGGACCGCTGGCTGGGCGGCATGAACAGGATCCAGCGACAGCTCGAGGACGAGGGGGCGTTCCGGTGA
- a CDS encoding SDR family oxidoreductase, which produces MAVSEAASRRFAGRTAIVTGASRGIGLAVAERLVADGAKVVVTARRREALDQAVARLGAEHAIGVAGHADDPDHQAEVVARAVDTFGSADFLVNNTGINPAYGPLVELDLAAARKVFEVNCLAALSWVQQVHRAWMAGHGGAVVNVSSVAGIRPASGIGFYGASKAMLTHLTQQLAVELGPDIRVNAVAPAVVKTTFATALYEGREEQVAAAYPLKRLGVPTDVGGAVAFLLSEDAAWITGQLLVVDGGLTLTGGV; this is translated from the coding sequence GTGGCCGTGTCGGAGGCCGCGTCGCGCAGATTCGCCGGTCGTACGGCGATCGTCACCGGTGCCAGCCGCGGCATCGGCCTGGCCGTCGCCGAGCGGCTGGTCGCCGACGGCGCCAAGGTCGTCGTCACGGCACGCAGACGGGAGGCGCTGGACCAGGCGGTCGCCCGGCTGGGCGCCGAGCACGCGATCGGTGTCGCCGGGCACGCTGACGACCCCGACCACCAGGCCGAGGTGGTGGCACGGGCCGTCGACACCTTCGGCAGCGCCGACTTCCTGGTCAACAACACCGGCATCAACCCGGCGTACGGCCCGCTGGTCGAGCTGGACCTGGCCGCGGCCCGCAAGGTCTTCGAGGTGAACTGCCTCGCCGCGCTGTCCTGGGTGCAGCAGGTCCACCGGGCCTGGATGGCCGGGCACGGGGGCGCCGTGGTCAACGTCTCCTCGGTGGCCGGCATCCGGCCGGCGTCCGGCATCGGCTTCTACGGCGCCAGCAAGGCCATGCTCACCCACCTCACCCAGCAGCTCGCCGTCGAGCTGGGCCCGGACATCCGGGTGAACGCCGTCGCCCCGGCCGTGGTGAAGACGACGTTCGCCACAGCCCTCTACGAGGGCCGCGAGGAGCAGGTGGCGGCCGCGTACCCGCTCAAGCGGCTCGGCGTGCCCACGGACGTCGGCGGCGCCGTCGCGTTCCTGCTCTCCGAGGACGCCGCCTGGATCACCGGTCAGCTGCTCGTCGTCGACGGCGGTCTCACCCTGACCGGAGGTGTCTGA
- a CDS encoding TetR family transcriptional regulator: protein MVTDSAEQSRADATRARLLEAAVTAFAERGFHGTTTRDIAAAAGLSPAALYVHHKSKEELLYLISRSGHEHVLRLVREAVASSTDPAAALRRVVHDFVVTHARDHTTTRVVNYELAALSPAHLAEIREIRHHIEQAIRQLVEAGVSAGVFETPDPRMAAAALLSLGVDVGRWYRDGGDLVPEYIAARYAEMALRIVGAR, encoded by the coding sequence GTGGTGACCGACAGCGCCGAGCAGTCCCGCGCCGACGCGACCCGCGCCCGGCTGCTCGAGGCGGCCGTCACCGCCTTCGCCGAGCGGGGCTTCCACGGCACGACGACCCGCGACATCGCGGCCGCGGCCGGTCTGAGCCCCGCCGCGCTCTACGTGCACCACAAGTCCAAGGAGGAGCTGCTCTACCTGATCTCGCGCTCGGGGCACGAGCACGTGCTGCGGCTGGTGCGGGAGGCGGTCGCCTCGTCCACCGACCCGGCCGCCGCGCTGCGGCGGGTGGTCCACGACTTCGTGGTGACCCACGCCCGGGACCACACCACCACCCGGGTGGTGAACTACGAGCTGGCCGCGCTCAGCCCCGCCCACCTCGCCGAGATCCGGGAGATCCGCCACCACATCGAGCAGGCGATCCGGCAGCTCGTGGAGGCCGGCGTGAGCGCGGGGGTCTTCGAGACCCCGGATCCGCGGATGGCGGCCGCCGCCCTGCTGTCACTCGGCGTCGACGTGGGCCGGTGGTACCGGGACGGCGGCGACCTGGTCCCCGAGTACATCGCCGCCCGCTACGCCGAGATGGCGCTGCGCATCGTCGGCGCCCGCTGA